In Pelosinus sp. UFO1, one genomic interval encodes:
- the murG gene encoding undecaprenyldiphospho-muramoylpentapeptide beta-N-acetylglucosaminyltransferase, with protein sequence MRIIVSGGGTGGHIYPAITIIKAIKEKVNFSEVLFIGTEHGLEADIIPKEGLEIQFINVAGFERRLSVKNIQTIMKTIGSVWQSRKIIQNFKPDLVIGTGGYVCGPVLLAASLMGIPTMIQEQNVIPGITNKILSRFVDKIALGYAEAKNYFPNPNKTFFSGNPIRDEVMRFKREESIVALGLDKTKRTILISGGSRGARSINQAMLQVHQYFADSKEIQLLHVTGQSEYNGIVRNLSQCGIDTTTAGNSIIKPYLYNMPQALAAADLAIFRAGAIGLAELTSRGIPSILIPYPYAAENHQEFNARVMEQQGAAILIRDTELNGDLLIKSINDVVNSPERLETMAIASKKIGRPEAAESIANMALSLIKRH encoded by the coding sequence ATGCGAATTATTGTGTCTGGCGGGGGAACAGGTGGTCACATCTACCCCGCTATTACTATAATAAAAGCGATTAAAGAGAAGGTGAATTTTTCTGAGGTACTATTTATTGGTACAGAGCATGGGCTGGAAGCTGACATTATACCAAAAGAGGGATTGGAGATTCAGTTTATTAATGTAGCGGGGTTTGAACGGCGCCTGTCGGTAAAAAATATACAGACAATCATGAAAACGATAGGGAGTGTCTGGCAGTCGCGAAAAATCATTCAGAATTTTAAGCCTGATCTGGTTATTGGAACTGGAGGTTATGTTTGTGGACCTGTTTTGTTGGCAGCAAGCCTAATGGGAATTCCTACAATGATTCAAGAACAAAATGTAATTCCAGGAATCACCAATAAAATTTTATCTCGCTTTGTAGATAAGATTGCTTTAGGGTACGCAGAGGCGAAAAATTATTTTCCTAATCCTAATAAGACATTTTTTAGCGGTAATCCTATACGTGATGAAGTGATGCGGTTTAAACGTGAGGAAAGTATAGTTGCTCTTGGTCTTGATAAAACTAAGCGGACTATTTTAATATCTGGCGGTAGTAGAGGGGCCCGCAGCATAAACCAAGCTATGCTGCAAGTACATCAATATTTTGCCGACAGCAAAGAGATACAACTCTTGCATGTTACCGGGCAAAGCGAGTATAATGGCATAGTTAGAAATCTTAGCCAATGTGGTATAGATACAACAACAGCTGGAAATAGTATCATCAAACCATATTTATACAATATGCCGCAAGCATTAGCAGCAGCGGATCTTGCAATTTTTCGAGCAGGTGCCATTGGGTTAGCAGAATTAACGTCTAGAGGGATCCCATCTATATTAATTCCTTATCCATATGCTGCTGAAAATCATCAAGAATTTAATGCTAGGGTTATGGAGCAGCAGGGGGCTGCTATTCTTATTCGTGATACAGAATTAAATGGTGACTTGTTAATTAAAAGTATTAATGATGTAGTAAACAGTCCAGAAAGGTTAGAGACTATGGCGATTGCCAGCAAAAAGATAGGCCGTCCAGAGGCTGCCGAAAGTATTGCTAATATGGCTCTTAGTCTTATTAAACGACATTAA